GGGTGCTTTTTGCTTGAAATATAAGCATTATAAGCTGTGAGCTTATAATTTGTCTTATATTTTCGAGAAACGGTTGCCATCCGTATAGGACGGCGCTGCCATTTCTTCTAAGTATCAATTATTGTGAGCGGTTTAATTTGAAAACTATACGCGCTCGACTTTACCGGATTTCAGGGCGCGGGTGCTAACGTATACACGCTTCGGTTTACCGTTCACCAGAATGCGAACCTTCTGAACGTTAACTCCCCAGGAGCGGCGGTTACGGTTGTTGGCATGGGATACGTGGTTGCCGCTGCTCGGCTTTTTACCAGTTACAGCACATTTACGGGACATCATTACACCTCCTTGTTGCGATCACCTGCAATAAAACAATACTTAAATATAATATCACAGTAAAAAATGCTTCGTCAACCGATTCAAAAACATTTATTTCTTAGTTCGCTTATAGTACAATATAGATTAGTGCATTATGTCTATTTGGTGTCAGGTATGATGAGGCATGAAGGCTAGGAAGGGGAATTCTCATTGAGTAAGCGTTCTATTAATGGAATTGATTTTACCGCGATGGTACTAGCCGGCGCGGAGAAGCTGCAGCAGCATGCGGAGCACGTCAATTCCCTGAATGTTTTTCCGGTTCCGGACGGAGATACGGGGACCAATATGAATCTAACGATGACGGCAGGCGCAGGTGAACTGCGGAAAAATAATTCCGCTTCCATCGGGCAATGCTCAGGTGTGCTGTCCAAAGGCCTGTTGATGGGTGCGCGGGGGAATTCCGGCGTTATTTTATCCCAGTTGTTCCGTGGATTTAGCCGCTATGCCGCGCAATACGAAGAGCTGAATTCGCAGCAGTTCGCGGCTGCGCTTCAAACCGGAGTGGATACCGCATACAAAGCGGTGGTCAAGCCGGTGGAAGGAACCATTTTGACCGTAGCCAAGGAAGCTGCCAGACATGCTGTTTATTTAGCAAGACGGACTACCGATATTAATGAACTGATGACTGAAGTGCTGGTCAAGGCCAAAGAAGCACTTGCGGGAACGCCGGAGCTTCTGCCGGTACTCAAACAAGTGGGCGTCGTGGACTCGGGCGGTCAGGGGTTGGTCTATATATATGAAGGTTTTTTTGAGTATCTAGTGAACGGTCAATCGGCGGAAGCCGTAAAGGGACAAGCCACCAGCACAGCCACTTCTGCCGCTCCCGCAATTGCGCTCGCGAAGCCGGAAACGAAGCCGATGCCCATCCATTCTTCGGCCCAGTCGCAGCTTTCGACAGAGGATATCGAGTTCTTTTACGATATGGAATTCTTTATCAACCGTCAGCTGGGCGGCACCCCGGCGGCTGATTTCGATGAGGATCAATTTCGGAAAGCGTTATCGGTGAATGGAGATTCCATCATTGTAATTTCCGATGACGAGACGATCAAGGTGCACGTTCACTCCAAGGCACCGGGCGAAGTTTTGAATCTTGCGCTGCTTTACGGAGAAATTACCCAGATTCATATTTTGAATATGCGTGAGCAGCACCGCGAGCTGCTGACCGCGGGGATGGATATCGCACCAAGTCCCGATGTATTTGCCGAAATTCCGGAGGAGAAGAGCAGTGTCGAGTCGCCTGCGGTTCCTCCGGCGGATGATTTGGCGCCATACGGGTTCATCGCGGTTTCCTCCGGCGACGGAATCACCGAGATATTCAAGAGTCTTGGCATCGATGTTGTGCTGGCGGGCGGACAGACGATGAATCCGAGTACGGAAGATTTCGTTAACGCGATATCGTCTATCTCGGCCAAGCATGTCTACCTCCTGCCTAATAACTCGAATATTGTCCTTGCCGCTCAGCAAGCGAAGGAACTGCTCGAAGGCGAGCGTGAGATTACGGTTATTCCAACCAAGAGTATTCCGCAGGGCATTGCGGCGGCTTTTGCCTTCAAGGAGGAAGAATCTGTGGAGAGTAACACTTCCGGTATGCTGGAGGCTCTGACTCGGGTTAAATCCGGGCAGGTTACGCATGCGGTGAGGGATACGAAATACGAGGAAATGGATATCAAATCGGGCCAGTATATCGGTATTTCCAATTCCAAAATCGTCGCGGCCGCCGAGAACCTTCTGGGTGCCAGCCAGGCGCTGCTGTCCAACATGCTGGAGAGTGGAGACGAAATTGTGACCATC
This region of Paenibacillus sp. URB8-2 genomic DNA includes:
- a CDS encoding DAK2 domain-containing protein, with the translated sequence MSKRSINGIDFTAMVLAGAEKLQQHAEHVNSLNVFPVPDGDTGTNMNLTMTAGAGELRKNNSASIGQCSGVLSKGLLMGARGNSGVILSQLFRGFSRYAAQYEELNSQQFAAALQTGVDTAYKAVVKPVEGTILTVAKEAARHAVYLARRTTDINELMTEVLVKAKEALAGTPELLPVLKQVGVVDSGGQGLVYIYEGFFEYLVNGQSAEAVKGQATSTATSAAPAIALAKPETKPMPIHSSAQSQLSTEDIEFFYDMEFFINRQLGGTPAADFDEDQFRKALSVNGDSIIVISDDETIKVHVHSKAPGEVLNLALLYGEITQIHILNMREQHRELLTAGMDIAPSPDVFAEIPEEKSSVESPAVPPADDLAPYGFIAVSSGDGITEIFKSLGIDVVLAGGQTMNPSTEDFVNAISSISAKHVYLLPNNSNIVLAAQQAKELLEGEREITVIPTKSIPQGIAAAFAFKEEESVESNTSGMLEALTRVKSGQVTHAVRDTKYEEMDIKSGQYIGISNSKIVAAAENLLGASQALLSNMLESGDEIVTILTGQDVDPETTEALESWLEANYPDSEVEVHEGGQPIYYYLFSVEA
- the rpmB gene encoding 50S ribosomal protein L28 → MSRKCAVTGKKPSSGNHVSHANNRNRRSWGVNVQKVRILVNGKPKRVYVSTRALKSGKVERV